CGAGGAGGGTCTTGCCGAGCGCGGTGCCGCCGCGGGGCCGGTCGGTCAGGTACAGGCGGACCGTGTTGCCGACGCCGGAGGTGAAGCCGCGTTCCAGGACGAGCAGCCGGCCGGAGGGGGTCCCGGTGACCTCGGAGACTCCGAGGCCGCCGTCCGTCCGGTACGTGTACTGGGTGCCGAGCCCGAAGTCGCCGTGCCCGGTCCGCCGCCAGCTCTGGAAGCGCACGAGGTCGGCGGGGTCGCCGACGAGCGGGTACTCCATGGACGCGATCAGGGTCCGGCCACCGGGCAGGAGGGTCAGCCCCTCGAAGCTGCCGTTGGCCCGGGCGCGGCCCTCCGGGGCGGTGCGCAGGGCGTCCGGCACCGGGAGGCGGCCGAGGATCTCGCCGGTACGGGAGTAGCGGCGGACGGACGGCTCGGTCTCGGAGGAGACGAGGTAGGCGCCGTCCCGGTCGGCGACCAGTCCCTCGGCGTCGAGGGCGGCACCGTTCTCGTCGGCGAGCGGGATCACGTCCCGTGGCTGGAGGGAGCGGGCGTCCAGCCGGAAGAGGACGGACCGGTCGGAGAGAGCGGCGACCGTGCCCCGCCCGACGCGGGCGAGTGCGGAGAGGTTGCCGACGTAGGCGCCGTCGTGGGTGGTCTTGTCGAGGGCGTCGGAGTAGCCGGTGAGGGAGACTGCGGGCGAGCAGGCGTTCCTCTGCGGACGTTCCTGTGCGACGGCCGGTCCGGCGGCGATGAGACAGCCGGCGGCCGCGAGGCTCGTGGTGAGGGTGGCGAGGGAGGTGCGGAGCATTCTCGGACGCATGGCCGAAACCCTAGGCCGGAGGAATGGCCAAGAGTTGACCACTTTCCGAAGGACAGGGTTCGGCGCGGTACCGGTGGCAAGTAATGAGCCATGCCAGACCAGAACGAGAGCGGCCACAAACTGGCCGGTCGGCTGTACGCGACGATGCGGGTACTGAAGTTCCTCACCAAGCCCTCCGGGGCCAAACCGGTCGCCGATGAACTCAAAGGCCAGGACAGTCCGAGCGAACGCATCCGGGCCCTGGAGCTGGACCTCTTCAAGGACCTGGTGGCCACCGTCCAGAAGGGCCGGCACACGAAGGCGGCGGGCGAGGTGTTCCGCGCGATACCCGCCCTGGTGCCCAGGCAGAGCGTCGCCTTGGAGAAGAACCTCGGCGTACACGGACTGGCCGAATTCAACGCCGGTTATCGCGCTCAGCTCGCCGACTTCAAGGAGGCCTTTCCCGAACTGGTCGAGTGACGGCTCCCCTTCAGCGCGACCGGATGCCCCGGCTCTCCGCGACGCGGTGCACGTCGGTGAGCGCCTCGCGCATGCGGTGCGGCATGAAGCGGAGTTGTTCGGGCGTCGCCCGAGCGTCCGCGAGCAGGGCGGCGTAGCGGGCCGTCGCCGTCGGTCAGCAGGTGGCAGGGTTTGCCCTCGGAGCCGGTCCAGGGCAGCAGCCGGGCCGGGCGCGCGCCGTGCCTCACCGTGCCACCTCCATGTCGTGCGGTACCCGGGGCCCGAGGTCGATGCCGTGCACCGCGAACCGGAGCGCGCGGCGCCGGGCCTGGCGGCGTCGGGCCTCCTCCCGCCGTTCGTGGGCGAGCAGGTAGGGGCGTACGAGCACGTTGTCCTCTCTGCGCAGGGCCGGCATGCCGGTGCGGCGGACGGCCATGTCCGGGGTGTACGGGGATTCGGTGGGTTCCATCGCGGGAGGACGTCGGCGGCGGCGCCCTGAGCCGGGCAGCAGGAGGGCCGGCAGCGACAGGTCAGCCCGGCGAGGCGGGCGATACGGTGACGCCCGGACCGGTGCGACGGTCGCGGGGGTCTCGCTTTCCGTAGCGATGCGCGTACAGGGCGAAACGGGCGGAGCTAGGCTCGCCAGGGGTGCGGATGTGACGGCGCCTTTGTCACACGGGAGTCGAACGGATG
This region of Streptomyces ambofaciens ATCC 23877 genomic DNA includes:
- a CDS encoding esterase-like activity of phytase family protein, whose protein sequence is MRPRMLRTSLATLTTSLAAAGCLIAAGPAVAQERPQRNACSPAVSLTGYSDALDKTTHDGAYVGNLSALARVGRGTVAALSDRSVLFRLDARSLQPRDVIPLADENGAALDAEGLVADRDGAYLVSSETEPSVRRYSRTGEILGRLPVPDALRTAPEGRARANGSFEGLTLLPGGRTLIASMEYPLVGDPADLVRFQSWRRTGHGDFGLGTQYTYRTDGGLGVSEVTGTPSGRLLVLERGFTSGVGNTVRLYLTDRPRGGTALGKTLLADLADCPSLGATARQPQPNPLLDNFEGMTVTGRSGGRLDVLIVSDDNQNAAQTTRFLRLRVRV